Proteins encoded together in one Catellatospora citrea window:
- a CDS encoding glycoside hydrolase family 3 protein, which produces MTTTDHRTSPALGTTTAPGQRPHLHDRGLLRLADAVLQPGFVGTTPPDWLRRRLADGLGGVVLFARNIVDLDQVAALSAALVAENPDVIIAVDEESGDVTRLDVEHGSRRPGNHALGAVDDPALTEAVAADIGAQLAAAGITLDYAPAADVNNNPANPVIGVRSFGGDPDLVARHTAAWIRGLQSTGVAACAKHFPGHGDTGVDSHHGLPVIEVDAARLGQVELPPFTAAIDAGVRSIMTAHLLVPALDPERPATMSRSVLIDLLREQLGFKGLVVTDGIEMASVSQRYGLGGAAALAIAGGADAICVGGESSDEAVVELLRTSIVDAVVSGELPESRLAEAASRVAAFAADSAAQRGERAAAAARWHAADRPEIGLAAARRALRVTGAGTLPLAAPAHVVEFGVAMNLAIEARTPWGVGAPLKELRPDTTVIRLDERATVADVLAGADGRVPVLVCRDPHRHPWLAHLIEAVVAARPETVVVEMGVAAGAPVGAVHLATYGAAAVCGQAAAEALAGSTR; this is translated from the coding sequence ATGACCACGACAGACCACCGCACGTCCCCGGCGCTGGGCACCACGACAGCGCCGGGACAGCGGCCCCACCTGCACGATCGTGGTCTGCTCCGGCTGGCCGACGCGGTGCTGCAGCCCGGCTTCGTCGGCACCACCCCGCCGGACTGGCTGCGCCGCCGCTTGGCCGACGGGCTGGGTGGCGTCGTGCTGTTCGCCCGCAACATCGTCGACCTGGACCAGGTCGCGGCGCTGAGCGCGGCGCTGGTGGCGGAGAACCCCGACGTGATCATCGCCGTCGACGAGGAGTCCGGCGACGTCACCCGCCTCGACGTGGAGCACGGCAGCCGCCGGCCCGGCAACCACGCCCTCGGCGCGGTCGACGATCCGGCGCTGACCGAGGCCGTCGCCGCCGACATCGGCGCGCAGCTCGCCGCGGCCGGGATCACCCTGGACTACGCGCCCGCCGCGGACGTCAACAACAACCCCGCCAACCCGGTCATCGGCGTACGCTCCTTCGGCGGCGACCCCGACCTCGTGGCCCGGCACACCGCCGCCTGGATCCGGGGCCTGCAGTCCACCGGCGTCGCCGCCTGCGCCAAGCACTTCCCCGGCCACGGCGACACCGGCGTCGACTCCCACCACGGCCTGCCGGTCATCGAGGTCGACGCCGCCCGGCTCGGCCAGGTCGAGCTGCCGCCGTTCACCGCCGCGATCGACGCCGGCGTCCGCTCGATCATGACCGCGCACCTGCTGGTGCCCGCGCTGGACCCGGAGCGCCCGGCGACCATGAGCCGTTCGGTGCTCATCGACCTGCTGCGCGAGCAGCTCGGCTTCAAGGGCCTGGTGGTCACCGACGGCATCGAGATGGCCTCGGTCTCGCAGCGCTACGGCCTGGGCGGCGCGGCCGCGCTGGCCATCGCCGGCGGCGCGGACGCGATCTGCGTCGGCGGCGAGAGCTCTGACGAGGCCGTCGTAGAGCTGCTGCGCACCAGCATCGTCGACGCCGTCGTCAGCGGCGAACTGCCGGAGAGCCGGCTGGCCGAGGCGGCCTCCCGGGTCGCCGCGTTCGCCGCCGACAGCGCCGCCCAGCGGGGTGAGCGCGCCGCCGCCGCGGCCCGCTGGCACGCCGCGGACCGGCCCGAGATCGGCCTGGCCGCGGCCCGCCGCGCGCTGCGGGTCACCGGGGCCGGGACGCTGCCGCTGGCCGCGCCCGCGCACGTGGTCGAGTTCGGCGTCGCCATGAACCTCGCCATCGAGGCGCGTACGCCGTGGGGCGTCGGCGCGCCGCTGAAGGAGCTGCGCCCGGACACCACCGTGATCCGCCTTGACGAGCGGGCGACGGTCGCCGACGTGCTGGCCGGGGCCGACGGGCGCGTGCCGGTGCTGGTCTGCCGCGACCCGCACCGCCACCCGTGGCTGGCGCACCTGATCGAGGCCGTGGTGGCCGCCCGCCCGGAGACGGTCGTGGTCGAGATGGGCGTGGCCGCGGGCGCGCCCGTGGGCGCGGTGCACCTGGCCACGTACGGCGCGGCCGCGGTCTGCGGCCAGGCCGCCGCCGAGGCCCTGGCCGGCTCCACCCGGTGA
- a CDS encoding sensor histidine kinase — MRAMLARGALAVTSMVALAFLVPLALVTKQIAEDRALLDARQQAAAVVTALAVSTDPAVLSRAMAATADGPRQRLAVHLPTGVSLGASRAETADIKLAADRGGSLTAPVEDGLVYLQPAALDGTRNAVVEVFVPEADLSRGVATAWWSMGALAALLVAVSVALADRLGWRVVGATRQLARASRAVGSGDLTVRVDPAGPPDLVEVGEAFNAMADRLNAVIDAERERAADLSHRLRTPLTALRLDTDALPPGPESDRMRQAVEALDAEIDAIIAGARRTAAERAAEETDLVDVVADRLAFWAVLAEDHGRPWQVVGADEPVWLPVPRSDAIGAVDALIGNIFRHTPHGTGFRVTVTPDALVVEDGGEGIADADAALQRGVSGGGSTGLGLDIVCQLARQAGGSIAVDRGDLGGARITVTLTPLAPAAPAHAAAVRFRRGQQA; from the coding sequence ATGAGGGCGATGCTGGCCCGCGGCGCGCTCGCCGTGACGTCGATGGTGGCACTGGCCTTCCTCGTGCCGCTCGCCCTGGTCACCAAGCAGATCGCCGAGGACCGGGCGCTGCTCGACGCGCGCCAGCAGGCCGCCGCGGTGGTCACCGCGCTGGCCGTGTCGACCGACCCGGCGGTGCTGAGCCGGGCCATGGCGGCCACCGCCGACGGCCCGCGCCAGCGCCTGGCCGTGCACCTGCCCACCGGGGTCTCGCTGGGCGCGAGCCGGGCCGAGACGGCCGACATCAAGCTGGCCGCCGACCGCGGCGGCTCGCTCACCGCGCCGGTCGAGGACGGGCTGGTGTACCTGCAGCCGGCCGCGCTCGACGGGACCCGCAACGCGGTCGTCGAGGTGTTCGTGCCCGAGGCGGACCTGTCCCGCGGCGTGGCCACCGCCTGGTGGTCCATGGGCGCGCTGGCGGCACTGCTGGTCGCGGTGTCGGTGGCGCTGGCCGACCGGCTCGGCTGGCGGGTGGTCGGCGCGACCCGGCAACTGGCCCGCGCCTCACGGGCGGTCGGCTCCGGCGACCTGACCGTACGCGTCGACCCCGCCGGGCCGCCCGACCTGGTCGAGGTGGGCGAGGCCTTCAACGCGATGGCCGACCGGCTCAACGCCGTCATCGACGCCGAACGCGAACGCGCCGCCGACCTGTCGCACCGGCTGCGCACCCCGCTGACCGCGCTGCGCCTGGACACCGACGCGCTGCCGCCGGGCCCGGAGAGCGACCGGATGCGCCAGGCCGTGGAAGCCCTCGACGCCGAGATCGACGCGATCATCGCGGGCGCCCGCCGCACCGCCGCCGAGCGCGCCGCCGAGGAGACCGACCTGGTCGACGTGGTGGCCGACCGGCTGGCGTTCTGGGCCGTGCTCGCCGAGGACCACGGCCGCCCCTGGCAGGTCGTCGGCGCGGACGAGCCGGTCTGGCTGCCGGTGCCGCGCTCCGACGCGATCGGCGCGGTCGACGCGCTGATCGGCAACATCTTCCGGCACACCCCGCACGGCACCGGGTTCCGCGTCACCGTCACCCCCGACGCCCTAGTGGTCGAGGACGGCGGCGAAGGCATCGCCGACGCCGACGCGGCGCTGCAGCGCGGCGTGAGCGGCGGCGGCTCCACCGGCCTCGGTCTGGACATCGTCTGTCAGCTGGCCCGCCAGGCGGGCGGCAGCATCGCCGTCGACCGCGGCGACCTCGGCGGCGCCCGCATCACGGTCACCCTGACCCCGCTCGCCCCGGCCGCCCCCGCCCACGCTGCCGCCGTCCGCTTCCGCCGCGGCCAACAAGCCTGA
- a CDS encoding response regulator transcription factor codes for MPLVLVVEDDPAIRDALGNALTVAGYAVQTVGTALQGLKSLTSERSERPDLVILDLGLPDLDGADALRMMRAVSDVPVIIATARRGEHDAIRLLNSGADDYMTKPFSAAHVTARVAAVLRRSQPRSESADTVVEIGPLRMDESTRMVTLDGSPLTLTRKEYDVLAYLAARVGRVVTRRELFTEVWQQPFVGADQTLDVHLSWLRRKLGETAAQPRMLRTIRGVGVMLVPPS; via the coding sequence ATGCCCCTCGTACTCGTCGTGGAGGACGACCCCGCCATTCGCGACGCGCTCGGCAACGCCCTGACCGTCGCCGGATACGCCGTGCAGACGGTCGGCACCGCGTTGCAAGGTCTGAAATCGCTCACCAGCGAACGCAGCGAGCGACCCGACCTGGTCATCCTCGACCTCGGACTGCCCGATCTGGACGGAGCCGACGCCCTGCGCATGATGCGAGCCGTCAGTGACGTGCCGGTGATCATCGCGACCGCCCGCCGCGGCGAGCACGACGCCATCCGGCTGCTCAACTCCGGCGCCGACGACTACATGACCAAACCGTTCTCCGCCGCGCACGTGACCGCCCGGGTCGCCGCAGTGCTGCGCCGCAGCCAGCCCCGCAGCGAGTCCGCCGACACCGTGGTCGAGATCGGCCCGCTGCGCATGGACGAGAGCACGCGGATGGTCACCCTCGACGGCAGCCCGCTGACCCTGACCCGCAAGGAGTACGACGTGCTGGCCTACCTCGCGGCCCGGGTGGGCCGGGTGGTGACCCGCCGCGAGCTGTTCACCGAGGTGTGGCAGCAGCCCTTCGTCGGGGCCGACCAGACCCTGGACGTGCACCTGTCCTGGCTGCGCCGCAAGCTCGGCGAGACCGCGGCGCAGCCGCGCATGCTGCGTACCATCCGGGGGGTCGGCGTGATGCTGGTGCCGCCGTCATGA
- the aspS gene encoding aspartate--tRNA ligase: protein MIRTHTAGSLRAEHAGQSVTLAGWVARRRDHGGVTFIDLRDASGIVQIVFRDEAQAHALRNEYCVKVTGTVGTRPEGNENPELPTGAIEVIVTDLTVLSEAAPLPFPIDEHVTVGEEARLRHRYLDLRRANQAKAIRLRSRANAIAREVLGARDFLEIETPTLTRSTPEGARDFLVPVRLQPGAWYALPQSPQLFKQLLMVAGMERYYQIARCYRDEDFRADRQPEFTQLDIEMSFVTQDDVIELGEEIVGSLWRELANHEIPTPIPRITYHDAMNRYGSDKPDLRYQVELTELTKYFEGTEFRVFQAEYVGAVVMPGGAAQTRKELDGWQDWAKARGARGLAYVVLDAETGEARGPVAKNLSEAHLNGLADAVGAKPGDAVFFAAGTRRHAQDLLGAARIEIAKRANLIDESAWAFCWVVDAPMFEPVEVPGEGVVENAWTAVHHPFTSPNEDWIDNFETAPDKALAYAYDIVCNGNEIGGGSIRIHRGDVQKRVFTLLGITDEEAKDKFGFLLDAFAYGPPPHGGIALGWDRVCMLLAGVDSIRDVIAFPKSGGGFDPLTGAPTPITGQQRLEAGVDAKPKAPGEDAAKAKAAAK, encoded by the coding sequence GTGATCCGTACCCACACCGCTGGCAGTCTGCGTGCCGAGCACGCCGGCCAGAGCGTCACCCTCGCCGGCTGGGTGGCCCGGCGACGTGATCACGGCGGAGTGACCTTCATCGACCTGCGCGACGCCTCCGGCATCGTGCAGATCGTGTTCCGCGACGAGGCCCAGGCCCACGCGCTGCGCAACGAGTACTGCGTCAAGGTCACCGGCACCGTGGGCACGCGTCCTGAGGGCAACGAGAACCCCGAGCTGCCGACCGGCGCGATCGAGGTCATCGTCACCGACCTGACCGTGCTGTCGGAGGCCGCGCCGCTGCCGTTCCCGATCGACGAGCACGTCACCGTCGGCGAGGAGGCGCGCCTGCGCCACCGCTACCTGGACCTGCGCCGGGCCAACCAGGCCAAGGCCATCCGGCTGCGCTCGCGGGCCAACGCCATCGCCCGCGAGGTGCTGGGCGCGCGCGACTTCCTGGAGATCGAGACGCCGACGCTGACCCGGTCCACGCCCGAGGGCGCGCGTGACTTCCTGGTGCCGGTCCGGCTGCAGCCGGGCGCGTGGTACGCGCTGCCGCAGTCCCCGCAGCTGTTCAAGCAGCTGCTGATGGTCGCCGGCATGGAGCGCTACTACCAGATCGCGCGCTGCTACCGCGACGAGGACTTCCGCGCCGACCGGCAGCCCGAGTTCACCCAGCTCGACATCGAGATGTCGTTCGTCACCCAGGACGACGTCATCGAGCTCGGCGAGGAGATCGTCGGCTCGCTGTGGCGCGAGCTGGCGAACCACGAGATCCCGACGCCGATCCCGCGCATCACGTACCACGACGCGATGAACCGCTACGGCTCCGACAAGCCCGACCTGCGCTACCAGGTCGAGCTGACCGAGCTGACGAAGTACTTCGAGGGCACCGAGTTCCGGGTGTTCCAGGCCGAGTACGTCGGCGCGGTGGTCATGCCCGGCGGCGCGGCGCAGACCCGCAAGGAGCTCGACGGCTGGCAGGACTGGGCCAAGGCGCGCGGCGCCCGCGGCCTGGCCTACGTGGTGCTCGACGCGGAGACCGGCGAGGCCCGCGGCCCCGTCGCCAAGAACCTGTCCGAGGCGCACCTGAACGGCCTGGCCGACGCCGTCGGCGCGAAGCCCGGCGACGCGGTGTTCTTCGCCGCCGGCACCCGCCGCCACGCGCAGGACCTGCTCGGCGCGGCCCGCATCGAGATCGCCAAGCGGGCGAACCTGATCGACGAGTCGGCCTGGGCGTTCTGCTGGGTCGTCGACGCGCCGATGTTCGAGCCGGTCGAGGTGCCCGGCGAGGGCGTCGTCGAGAACGCGTGGACCGCGGTGCACCACCCGTTCACCTCGCCGAACGAGGACTGGATCGACAACTTCGAGACCGCCCCGGACAAGGCGCTGGCGTACGCGTACGACATCGTCTGCAACGGCAACGAGATCGGCGGCGGCTCGATCCGTATCCACCGCGGTGACGTGCAGAAGCGGGTGTTCACCCTGCTCGGCATCACCGACGAGGAGGCCAAGGACAAGTTCGGCTTCCTGCTCGACGCGTTCGCGTACGGCCCGCCGCCGCACGGCGGCATCGCGCTGGGCTGGGACCGGGTCTGCATGCTGCTGGCCGGTGTGGACTCGATCCGCGACGTCATCGCGTTCCCGAAGTCGGGCGGCGGCTTCGACCCGCTGACCGGCGCGCCCACCCCGATCACCGGGCAGCAGCGCCTGGAGGCCGGCGTGGACGCCAAGCCGAAGGCCCCGGGCGAGGACGCCGCCAAGGCCAAGGCCGCCGCGAAGTAA
- a CDS encoding sugar nucleotide-binding protein: protein MRILVTGGSGYTGGRLVALARAAGHDVTGTSHSTSVEGLVPLDVRDRAAVDLLLDELRPDAVVHTSYVQSDWAVTALGAAHVAAAAARNGARLVHVSSDAIFKGRPAPYTEADLPEPVYPYGAAKAAAETAVLAVHPDAAIARTSLIIGDDDSKQHQLALDMAAGRVGGVLFTDHIRHPIAVDDLAAALLELAEGDFRGILNVAGPEPISRHELGVRVAARHGVPAEAVPGGSAIERGFVSPAEVRLDTALARSVLRTRLRGVTEILA from the coding sequence ATGCGGATCCTGGTCACCGGAGGTTCGGGATACACCGGTGGCCGTCTGGTCGCCCTCGCCCGTGCGGCGGGGCACGACGTGACCGGCACCAGCCACTCCACCTCGGTGGAAGGGCTGGTGCCGCTCGACGTCCGGGACCGGGCGGCCGTCGACCTGCTCCTCGACGAACTGCGGCCCGACGCCGTGGTGCACACCAGCTACGTCCAGTCGGACTGGGCGGTCACCGCGCTGGGCGCGGCCCACGTCGCGGCGGCCGCGGCGCGTAACGGCGCGCGGCTGGTGCACGTGTCCTCGGACGCGATCTTCAAGGGCCGTCCGGCCCCGTACACCGAAGCCGACCTGCCGGAGCCGGTGTACCCGTACGGCGCGGCCAAGGCCGCCGCGGAGACCGCGGTGCTCGCCGTGCATCCGGACGCCGCGATCGCGCGCACCTCGCTGATCATCGGGGACGACGACTCGAAGCAGCACCAGTTGGCGCTGGACATGGCGGCCGGACGGGTGGGCGGCGTGCTGTTCACCGACCACATCCGGCACCCGATCGCGGTCGACGACCTGGCCGCCGCCCTGCTGGAGCTGGCCGAGGGCGACTTCCGCGGCATCCTCAACGTGGCCGGGCCCGAGCCGATCAGCCGCCACGAGCTGGGCGTACGCGTCGCCGCCAGGCACGGCGTCCCCGCCGAAGCCGTCCCGGGCGGCTCCGCCATCGAACGCGGCTTCGTCTCCCCAGCGGAGGTGCGCCTCGACACCGCGCTCGCCCGGTCCGTGCTGCGTACCCGCCTGCGCGGCGTCACCGAGATCCTGGCCTGA
- a CDS encoding M50 family metallopeptidase: protein MSIPLGDILGAQALPPFGVVAGAALIALALVGVNTTWRVVRNAITIAHEGGHAAAAVLTGRRLRGIRLHSDTSGLTIMKGKPTGIGMAVTLLAGYATPSLLGIGGAALLDRGHIRLLLWLTILLLVPILIMIRNFYGLLLILATGAAVFAVSWYATGPWQALFAYTGVWFLLIGGVRPVVEVQLHRRRGSGMRSDPDQLAGITRLPGGFWVFVFLLWTVGSVLAGAYLLDLLPETALPW from the coding sequence ATGTCGATCCCCCTCGGTGACATCCTCGGCGCGCAGGCGTTGCCCCCGTTCGGCGTCGTGGCCGGTGCGGCGCTGATCGCGCTGGCGCTGGTCGGCGTCAACACGACCTGGCGCGTGGTGCGCAACGCCATCACCATCGCGCACGAGGGCGGGCACGCGGCCGCGGCGGTGCTCACCGGGCGGCGGCTGCGCGGCATCAGGCTGCACTCGGACACGTCCGGGCTGACCATCATGAAGGGCAAGCCGACCGGGATCGGCATGGCCGTCACCCTGCTCGCCGGATACGCGACCCCGTCGCTGCTCGGCATCGGGGGCGCGGCCCTGCTCGACCGGGGGCACATCCGGCTGCTGCTGTGGCTGACGATCCTGCTGCTGGTCCCGATCCTCATCATGATCCGCAACTTCTACGGGCTGCTGCTGATCCTGGCCACCGGGGCGGCCGTGTTCGCCGTGTCCTGGTATGCCACCGGGCCGTGGCAGGCGCTGTTCGCGTACACGGGAGTGTGGTTCCTGCTCATCGGCGGAGTGCGGCCCGTGGTGGAGGTGCAGCTGCACCGGCGTCGGGGCAGCGGCATGCGCTCCGACCCCGACCAGCTCGCCGGGATCACCCGGCTGCCCGGCGGCTTCTGGGTGTTCGTCTTCCTGCTCTGGACCGTCGGCTCCGTGCTCGCCGGTGCCTACCTGCTCGACCTCCTGCCGGAGACCGCCCTGCCCTGGTGA
- a CDS encoding GNAT family N-acetyltransferase: protein MAITPDFIGRDDLLAKVDNHPYARLTAGGDEVRGYLLDGALAWTSLGPWGPVAASLGAAAPVAALFARLAAEGTLTEGSWLHLPRLTRAETAAALPVDVHDDWDFLWTTSAPAAHAGEEGVVALDEADHDAVAAVLDDALPHSTSRPGDPRIRQWYGIREGGRLVAVAGDRSPNGVGFLAGIAVATTAQGRGYGAALTTALTRRLITEFGVSSLGVMSDNTRALTLYRRLGYTESIPRTSLHLI, encoded by the coding sequence GTGGCGATCACCCCTGACTTCATCGGACGTGACGACCTGCTCGCGAAGGTGGACAACCATCCGTACGCGCGCCTGACCGCAGGCGGTGACGAGGTCCGCGGCTACCTTCTGGACGGCGCGCTGGCCTGGACCTCGCTCGGCCCGTGGGGCCCGGTGGCGGCCTCGCTCGGCGCCGCCGCCCCGGTCGCCGCGCTGTTCGCCCGGCTCGCCGCCGAGGGCACGCTGACCGAGGGCTCCTGGCTCCACCTGCCCCGGCTCACCCGCGCAGAGACGGCCGCCGCGCTGCCCGTCGACGTGCACGACGACTGGGACTTCCTGTGGACGACTTCCGCGCCCGCCGCGCACGCGGGTGAGGAGGGCGTGGTCGCCCTGGACGAGGCCGACCACGACGCCGTCGCCGCGGTGCTCGACGACGCGCTGCCGCACAGCACCAGCCGCCCCGGCGACCCGCGCATCCGGCAGTGGTACGGCATCCGGGAGGGCGGCCGGCTGGTGGCCGTCGCGGGCGACCGCAGCCCGAACGGCGTCGGTTTCCTGGCCGGCATCGCCGTGGCCACCACCGCGCAGGGCCGCGGGTACGGCGCCGCCCTGACCACGGCGCTGACCCGCCGCCTGATCACCGAGTTCGGCGTCAGCTCGCTGGGCGTCATGTCCGACAACACCCGCGCCCTGACCCTCTACCGCCGCCTCGGCTACACCGAGTCGATCCCGCGCACCTCACTCCACCTGATCTGA
- a CDS encoding replication-associated recombination protein A — MQTDGLFSLEPSPADRSISSPGFEAPSPDAPLAVRLRPSGIDELVGQDHLLAPGAPLRRLVAGGAPMSVILWGPPGCGKTTIAHLVAEADDRHFVAMSALTAGVKEVREVIDTARRRRRAGGAPTVLFIDEVHRFTKTQQDSLLAAVEDRTVTLLAATTENPYFSIISPLLSRCVLLTLKPLDDEAVRGLVRRALTDPRGLGGTVTIAAEAEDHLVRLAGGDVRKALTALEAAAGSALAIHDGDGVPEIDVATAERAVDVAALRYDRAGDAHYDVISAFIKSMRGSDVDAAMHYLARMLTAGEDPRFIARRLIIFASEDVGLADPTALTAAVNASYAVQHVGLPEAQLNLAQAVAHLATAPKSNAVTTAIFAAIADVRAGKAGSVPPHLRDAHYAGSKGLGHGIGYRYPHDDARGVVGQQYPPDDLVGVDYYRPTGHGGERHIAERLPKLRAVVRGTGNTGRSEEKP; from the coding sequence ATGCAGACCGACGGCCTCTTCTCCCTGGAGCCCTCGCCGGCTGATCGGTCGATCAGCTCGCCGGGGTTCGAGGCGCCGTCGCCGGACGCCCCGCTGGCCGTCCGGCTGCGCCCGTCCGGGATCGACGAACTCGTCGGCCAGGACCATCTGCTGGCCCCGGGCGCGCCGCTGCGCCGCCTGGTCGCGGGCGGCGCGCCGATGTCGGTGATCCTGTGGGGGCCGCCCGGCTGCGGCAAGACCACCATCGCGCACCTCGTCGCCGAGGCCGACGACCGGCACTTCGTGGCGATGTCCGCGCTGACCGCCGGGGTCAAGGAGGTGCGCGAGGTCATCGACACCGCGCGCCGGCGCCGCCGGGCGGGCGGCGCGCCCACCGTGCTGTTCATCGACGAGGTGCACCGGTTCACCAAGACCCAGCAGGACTCGCTGCTGGCCGCGGTGGAGGACCGGACGGTGACGCTGCTCGCGGCGACCACGGAGAACCCGTACTTCTCGATCATCTCGCCGCTGCTGTCGCGCTGCGTGCTGCTGACGCTCAAGCCGTTGGACGACGAGGCGGTGCGAGGGCTGGTGCGCCGCGCGCTGACGGACCCGCGGGGCCTGGGCGGCACGGTCACCATCGCCGCCGAGGCCGAGGACCACCTGGTCCGGCTGGCCGGCGGCGACGTGCGCAAGGCGCTCACCGCGCTGGAGGCCGCGGCCGGCTCCGCGCTCGCGATCCACGACGGCGACGGCGTGCCCGAGATCGACGTGGCCACCGCCGAGCGCGCGGTCGACGTCGCCGCGCTGCGCTACGACCGCGCGGGCGACGCCCACTACGACGTGATCAGCGCGTTCATCAAGAGCATGCGCGGTTCGGACGTGGACGCGGCGATGCACTACCTGGCCCGGATGCTGACCGCGGGGGAGGACCCGCGCTTCATCGCCCGCCGCCTGATCATCTTCGCGAGCGAGGACGTCGGCCTGGCCGATCCGACGGCGCTGACCGCGGCGGTGAACGCCTCGTACGCCGTGCAGCACGTCGGCCTGCCCGAGGCGCAGCTGAACCTGGCGCAGGCGGTGGCGCACCTGGCGACCGCGCCCAAGTCCAACGCGGTCACCACGGCCATCTTCGCGGCGATCGCCGACGTGCGGGCCGGCAAGGCCGGCTCGGTCCCCCCGCACCTGCGCGACGCGCACTACGCGGGCTCGAAGGGCCTGGGCCACGGCATCGGCTACCGCTACCCGCACGACGACGCCCGAGGTGTGGTGGGTCAGCAGTACCCACCCGACGATCTCGTGGGCGTGGACTACTACCGTCCCACCGGACACGGTGGCGAACGGCACATCGCCGAACGCCTGCCGAAACTGCGCGCCGTGGTCCGGGGCACGGGCAACACCGGACGCAGCGAGGAGAAGCCGTGA